In Actinomyces weissii, a genomic segment contains:
- a CDS encoding MFS transporter, translating to MTNFVLPALRDPKRAIPTGMLVSNTGNGMYLLAVSVILYRSSGSSAMFAWLLVYQSAAVLGMQVFASVGADRGHSQRLAVLAEICRATLVAFGALFATMGHSLALAVTGVLLSLAQPFFRTSIFKIGPLIADGEDLARYNARTSTFQQLGQFLGAGSAGVLMGFWLYLPLWINALSYLASAFFTWVCTVPEQEPSVRWRTFIPQLFHPQKAVHDWWEAFKYCVHSPLIFGMSFLAASDLIFINVINIAYAPMLSRLGLQETWISVWDVCFAVGAIVGVNLFGRMTILQSRWQVPAVCLLVEAFLASYLLTQSAYTVAIAMLLIGTINSISVSAFAFFLQTHTQRAMIARIAGVRQFCLTALSATLMGYLSHGIDHSQLSGFIRVSSVLTLSAVGVAVLFVLVGRRRSPSVVQGCDLQDE from the coding sequence ATGACTAATTTTGTACTTCCTGCATTGCGTGATCCTAAACGTGCAATCCCTACCGGAATGCTAGTCTCGAATACCGGCAACGGAATGTACCTACTAGCGGTAAGCGTAATTCTTTATCGCTCGTCCGGCTCATCGGCAATGTTTGCCTGGCTGCTCGTCTACCAGTCTGCCGCGGTGCTTGGTATGCAGGTATTTGCTTCAGTGGGCGCAGACAGGGGCCACTCGCAGCGCCTCGCTGTCCTGGCCGAGATATGCAGGGCAACACTAGTTGCCTTTGGCGCACTTTTTGCAACCATGGGACACAGTTTAGCACTAGCCGTGACTGGGGTTCTCCTTAGTCTGGCACAGCCTTTTTTTCGCACATCGATCTTTAAGATTGGTCCACTCATCGCAGACGGTGAAGACCTTGCGCGCTATAATGCAAGAACCTCTACCTTTCAGCAGCTTGGCCAGTTCCTGGGCGCGGGTTCCGCAGGTGTATTAATGGGGTTCTGGCTATATCTACCCCTGTGGATCAACGCTCTAAGCTACCTGGCTTCCGCATTCTTCACGTGGGTATGCACCGTTCCTGAGCAAGAGCCTTCGGTGCGATGGCGAACCTTCATCCCTCAACTCTTCCATCCGCAAAAGGCTGTACACGACTGGTGGGAGGCGTTCAAGTACTGCGTACACTCTCCTCTCATCTTCGGAATGTCTTTCTTAGCTGCCTCCGACCTGATATTCATTAATGTCATCAACATCGCCTACGCTCCGATGCTCTCTAGGCTAGGACTACAGGAGACCTGGATATCGGTATGGGACGTGTGTTTTGCCGTGGGAGCCATTGTTGGCGTCAATTTGTTTGGCAGGATGACGATTCTTCAGAGCCGATGGCAGGTTCCCGCCGTGTGCCTACTAGTGGAGGCGTTCCTTGCCTCCTATCTGTTGACGCAGTCAGCCTATACGGTGGCGATTGCAATGCTGCTGATCGGAACGATCAACTCAATCTCCGTTTCAGCATTCGCCTTCTTTCTCCAGACACACACCCAGAGAGCGATGATTGCCCGAATAGCAGGCGTAAGACAGTTCTGCCTTACCGCCCTTTCTGCGACACTTATGGGATATCTTTCCCACGGCATAGATCACAGCCAGTTAAGCGGTTTTATCCGAGTTAGTTCTGTACTTACGTTATCTGCGGTCGGAGTTGCTGTCTTGTTCGTTCTCGTTGGAAGACGCCGTTCACCATCCGTCGTACAGGGATGTGATTTACAGGATGAATAG
- a CDS encoding ATP-grasp domain-containing protein — protein MSKVLIFAEPSSMQALRTACEELGHEPVFLSEREATTPEPLHVLKTFGDAEKTAAEIRERFADPVGIVNCIEGYVELTETLSQLLNLPTKNGKAASALRDKSAMKKSWMAADVATPRLYFAGTEEIPPLESDNFPLVVKPVFGAASAGVTVVDNLDELQRARRAVLRFNVTALAKEGHVHSGVLVEQYIDGPEYCVDQVWSQGRPVASCVLSKGVPGRSDLLDRLYMVDPTIPDGIHARLVDTATKACASVGVTCGATHTEIRIDPRDGTAFVIEAALRPGAGCGLYPVYQRAYGIPLFKTLVAACTGSDTPVYPSAPPRESMRHYWYNTPYIDSGFIKELKTPPNFYSQHQCVDRVIWRRRVGDFLPREGTTFGYLAWFEGILEPGDSPEVVLQAAAADLIVKVAHD, from the coding sequence TGCGAACTGCCTGTGAGGAACTGGGCCACGAGCCAGTATTCCTTTCTGAGCGTGAAGCCACCACCCCCGAGCCGTTGCATGTCCTTAAAACTTTCGGGGACGCCGAGAAAACTGCAGCTGAGATACGTGAACGTTTTGCAGATCCTGTCGGTATTGTCAACTGTATTGAAGGGTACGTAGAACTTACTGAAACGTTGTCCCAGTTATTGAATCTACCAACAAAGAACGGTAAAGCTGCTTCGGCATTACGTGACAAGTCTGCCATGAAGAAATCTTGGATGGCCGCTGACGTCGCCACCCCAAGACTTTATTTTGCTGGCACAGAAGAGATTCCGCCATTAGAAAGCGACAACTTTCCGCTAGTCGTAAAGCCTGTATTCGGTGCTGCTAGTGCGGGTGTAACTGTCGTGGACAACTTGGATGAGTTACAGCGTGCTCGTCGGGCCGTGCTCAGATTCAATGTTACGGCGCTTGCAAAAGAAGGACACGTTCATTCTGGAGTTCTGGTAGAGCAGTACATCGACGGGCCAGAATACTGCGTAGACCAGGTATGGAGCCAAGGACGTCCAGTCGCTAGCTGCGTTCTATCAAAAGGAGTTCCAGGCCGATCCGATCTTCTCGACCGTCTCTATATGGTCGACCCAACTATCCCCGATGGAATACATGCTCGCCTGGTGGACACGGCCACCAAGGCATGTGCCTCCGTAGGAGTTACCTGTGGGGCTACCCACACGGAAATCCGTATCGACCCCCGCGACGGCACTGCCTTTGTAATTGAAGCCGCTCTTAGACCTGGAGCCGGCTGTGGCTTGTACCCGGTCTACCAGCGCGCCTACGGTATCCCATTATTCAAAACCCTCGTAGCTGCGTGTACCGGATCTGATACTCCAGTTTACCCATCCGCCCCTCCTCGCGAATCAATGCGACACTATTGGTACAACACACCTTATATCGATTCCGGGTTCATTAAGGAGTTGAAAACTCCGCCCAACTTCTATAGTCAGCACCAATGCGTTGACAGGGTAATCTGGCGGCGCCGTGTCGGAGACTTTCTTCCTCGCGAGGGAACGACTTTCGGATACCTCGCCTGGTTCGAGGGCATCCTAGAGCCGGGAGACTCCCCTGAGGTCGTTTTGCAGGCAGCTGCCGCTGACCTTATTGTGAAGGTTGCTCATGACTAA